TTATAGTGAACAATCTTTCCTCCGTAGCGCGCGGTGAATTGTTCTAGGAAATCCTTATTGTCAGTATTCGTAGACCCAAACGGTATGACACGAGCGGCTACAATAGTGAAAAGCTGTTTTTCGTAATTCATTGGTGGTTGCACGTTTAGTACAAAAGCTTTAATTTCTTCCAATACCTCCTGGGTGTTACCCGCCCAAAACAGATGGTCGTCACCTTCAAACTCTACGAACTTGGCTCCCTCAATACGTTCAGCAATAAACCGGCCCTCTTCAATTTTCACATCAATATCGTAGGTGCGCTGCATGAGCAAGGTAGGCACTTTGATAGAGTCTAGAATATCAATAATATCAACTTGAGTATTCATTTTGGTAAGAACCATCGCCGCACTAGGGCTGGCTCCCGAACGGAAATAGTTTGCTAGCCAATCCATAAATGCTGGGTCATCAGCTTTAGAAGGAGCTAGTGAAGCTAAGTTCATATCCCCGCTTCCCCAGCTATTTTCAATCATATCGTAAACTTCTTGCCGCTCTTCATCCGTAGGCGCCCACGGATAATTAGGGGAGTATCTGCGCTTAGCAAACGCACCAAATGCAATCAAGGAAATGGTTCGATTAGGGTACGTCGCGGCAAATAGCGCCGAGACCGATCCACCTTCAGAGTGCCCGAATAAGACCGCTTTCTCGGAACCTACCGCATCCATCACCGCACGGATGTCGTCCATTCGTTCTTCCAGTGTTGAAAGCTCCACCACTCGGTCAGAAAGCCCGGTTCCTCGCTTATCGAATAAGATAACTCGAGCTATTTTCCCTAGTTCCTGTAGAAAATCTACCAACTCCGGGCAAGCCCACATCCAGTCAATATTAGACACCCAGCCGGGAATGTAAACCAAGTCGATGGGTCCCGAGCCGAAGACTTGATAGGCAATGTTAATACGGTCGCTTTTCGTGTATTGAGTAATAGGTTTCATAAAATTCTTGATTAACTATTCTGGCTTTACAGAGATGCTTATGAGTATTTATTACCTTTAGTAAAGATACAGAAGCTCGACCAGCCTCGTTTAAAAATCGGGTAGATATGAGGTGAACACCGCAATTTCAGCAAGTAGACAAAAAGTATACAACCGCGAATTTCAGCCGTTTTATGGACATTTTGAGCAATAGACGGCTAGTCGTATGCGTAAAAAAGGTGGATTTTTCTTTGCATTGTTACGTAATTTTTATCTCAAAGATCAGTGAGAATAAAGTGAAAACACGTAGTTTGCGCTAGCCTTTTAGAAGACCATTCCTAAAATGCTGACGGGCACAGGTAGTCAACACTAACTTTATTACACTTAGCTACTTTTTTATGAAATCCATCAATACCCACCGAAGATCCTTTATAAAAACCGGATTAGCCGCAGGTGCTAGTGTACCGTTTCTATCTGTAAAAAAGACGAATTCCCCTTCATCTACCTCGACAGATTATACCGAATTAGATAAGGCATTAGCCCAGCCCGTTTTAAGGCGAGAGTTTTTTCCCGACCCAGTAATAATTGAACATTGTGAATTGCTACACCACAATGGTAACTATATGGTACGGGTACGCTCTGCCGACGGTGCTGAGGGCTACTGCGTGGGTCATAACATCCGGATGCCCCACCTCTACCCTATTCAACTGATGCTGGTCAACCCCTACTTTGTTGGTAAAGATGCCCGTGACCTAGATCAACTGATTGAGGGAGTGTTTATGTACAAAAACAACTATAAGTATCAGGGCTACACGCTCTGGATTCCAGTGGCAACGGTAGAAATGGCTATTCTGGATATGTTAGGACGCATTGCCCAAAAGAGTATGGGACAACTAATTGGCGATATTCATAATGCGGAAATTGCGATTTACCGAGCCAATAATAACCGAGGGAAATCGGCGGAGGAAAGTATTGAAAGCATCAAAGAACTCCAGGCCGAGACTAACGCTAAAGCAGTGAAGTTCAAGATCGGCGGTAGGCGCAGTAACCCCGAAATGCCTGCCGGACGTACCGAACGCCTTATTCCCCTAATGCGCGAAGCTTTTGGCGATGATATGACAATTTATGCCGACTGCAACGGTAGCTATGGTGCTCCCGAAGCCATCCGCATTGGCAAACTATTGCAAGCACACCGTATTGACCTGTTTGAGCAACCGGTACCTACCGACTGGTACGAAGACTGGAAACGTACGGCTGATGCTTTGGAAATACCTATTGCCTCGGGCGGAGGAGAAGTAAGTCTACGAAATTTTCGTTGGCTAATTGGTAACGAAGCCGTGCAGATGGTGCAGCAAGATTTATTCTATTTTGGTGGCATGATTCGTTGTATGAAAGTAGCCCGCATGGCGGCAACTAAAGGATACTCCTGCGTGCCTCATATTTCGGGTACTGGATTGGGCTACGTTTATATGATGCAGTTTGTCTCGGCACTACCCAACGCGGGCCCCTACCACGAATTTAAGGGGCTGAGTACTGATGTGCCCTTTGAGTGTAAAACCTCCTCACTCAAACCCGAAGACGGCATTCTACACCTACCCACCGGTATAGGTAGCGGAGTGGAGATTGACCCCGCTTTTATTGCCCAGCACAAAGTAATGAAAGTCTAAGTGGGTACATATGTTCAATTAAATATGGTGAGAGTCAAGAAGACTACTCTTGAGCACAGGCAGTATGTGGTTGGTTTGCCTGCTGAGTTGATAGCTGTTTTACTTGCTGCTGTAGCTGCTGAATTAACTGCTGTTGTTCTTTTAGCATGTTTTGTTGCTCTTGAATAGCGTTAATCAACATAAAATCAAAGGCACTAGGGTCAACAGTCAAATAATCATCCATCCCCTCTTGCTTTACCGTATTTACCATAAAGGGAGCTATTTGCTGTAATTCTTGAGCAATGACACCGACATTTCTTTCCCCCTCTTGGGTGTTTGCCAAGCCATTATATTCAAAAGATACAGGATTAACTTGCGTGATTGTCTCTAATCCGTAGGAAAATGGCTGAATGTTTCGCTTGAGTTTCCGATCGGAGCATACGGCCCAACTTCCTCCTCCTTGCGTTTTACAAGCCGTGCCAGCTACATAGAGTTTGTGTTGCGATTGTTCAGTATCTACTCCAAGCGTCACCGT
This region of Tunicatimonas pelagia genomic DNA includes:
- a CDS encoding alpha/beta fold hydrolase yields the protein MKPITQYTKSDRINIAYQVFGSGPIDLVYIPGWVSNIDWMWACPELVDFLQELGKIARVILFDKRGTGLSDRVVELSTLEERMDDIRAVMDAVGSEKAVLFGHSEGGSVSALFAATYPNRTISLIAFGAFAKRRYSPNYPWAPTDEERQEVYDMIENSWGSGDMNLASLAPSKADDPAFMDWLANYFRSGASPSAAMVLTKMNTQVDIIDILDSIKVPTLLMQRTYDIDVKIEEGRFIAERIEGAKFVEFEGDDHLFWAGNTQEVLEEIKAFVLNVQPPMNYEKQLFTIVAARVIPFGSTNTDNKDFLEQFTARYGGKIVHYNHRAFIATFEGPSKAVHCSTDLLATSQQLDAQLAIGVHIKECVVDGAHPISTEARNIVEAILTETKPDQVIITQTIKHLLSGAGLSFTPYKTIFEPTSGESLTLLMVKDRLRSNEQLDRPNHEKLLKNGSLLENVLQTIDNHLSNELFGVDILCEEIGISERQLQRKLKSTTNKSPNQLIRSVRLHRAKELIISNECNIVEIAFQTGFSDASYFSKCFKKEFGVTPSSLVQESV
- a CDS encoding tail fiber domain-containing protein, with protein sequence MAGQHQINEKTIIAIVYYLTAQAQLTTPEVIVQATDGDRTEVGDYLQINGSGTSGSTILQLNTARAWSFIQEGSGTSAYLTLKSSSGNKHFQIAGPADKKVARFKAATDGNDSRVFLASDGGTVTLGVDTEQSQHKLYVAGTACKTQGGGSWAVCSDRKLKRNIQPFSYGLETITQVNPVSFEYNGLANTQEGERNVGVIAQELQQIAPFMVNTVKQEGMDDYLTVDPSAFDFMLINAIQEQQNMLKEQQQLIQQLQQQVKQLSTQQANQPHTACAQE
- a CDS encoding mandelate racemase/muconate lactonizing enzyme family protein; this encodes MKSINTHRRSFIKTGLAAGASVPFLSVKKTNSPSSTSTDYTELDKALAQPVLRREFFPDPVIIEHCELLHHNGNYMVRVRSADGAEGYCVGHNIRMPHLYPIQLMLVNPYFVGKDARDLDQLIEGVFMYKNNYKYQGYTLWIPVATVEMAILDMLGRIAQKSMGQLIGDIHNAEIAIYRANNNRGKSAEESIESIKELQAETNAKAVKFKIGGRRSNPEMPAGRTERLIPLMREAFGDDMTIYADCNGSYGAPEAIRIGKLLQAHRIDLFEQPVPTDWYEDWKRTADALEIPIASGGGEVSLRNFRWLIGNEAVQMVQQDLFYFGGMIRCMKVARMAATKGYSCVPHISGTGLGYVYMMQFVSALPNAGPYHEFKGLSTDVPFECKTSSLKPEDGILHLPTGIGSGVEIDPAFIAQHKVMKV